Part of the Catalinimonas alkaloidigena genome is shown below.
GCTGATGACTCTGTAAGTCAGGTTATTGAATTAAAAGAGGAATGGTAGTATTCAATCAGTTTAGTACCAAATATTTGTTTGCTGTAATAGGTGTAATACTTCCTTCAAGTAAGAAATAAAAGCGATAATTTTGAGGAATAAAGCACTAAGCTCAGTCATTGGCTGAGCTTTTTTATTTCCAAATTAAAACATTTCATAATTTTTTTCTTTAATATAAGAAAGAGAGTAAATAAAATTATTAATTATGGAATGGTTGGATTTTCAGTTTATTGATGACTTAACACTTTTATTAGAGTCAAATCGCTCTTTTTTGCTTCATATTCTTCCTTTAGTAATGCTCATAATGGTATTATATAGCTTTAGCTTCATGGAAGTAGAAAATACTGAAGAAGACACAAAAGACGAAATTTAATTTTGATAAAACATTTGTAATACCCTTTATAGACTACCATCATTCACTTTTTACCACCAAATAATATTTGGTTTTTAAAAGTGAAATGAATAGTAGCCTCGTACTCCTTTGCTATTTACTCCCTCTACTCTTACCCTACCTCTGATCTTGGTTAGAATTTCTTCTACCTCTTTTGGACTGTTGACTGGATACTGATTGATGGCTGTCACCACAAAACCTTCTTCAATGCCAAGCCTGCGTATCAAACCTTTATTCACTTTATTGATCTTGACGCCTCCATCAATACCTAACAAATCGGATTCAACTTTGGAGACACTTTCTAATTCAGCCCCTAATCTTTCGGACATATAAACATCACGCGTAATAAGGCTGGTGGTACCTTCACGGTTAGTAAGTTCAAGTTTGATAGTACCCAATTTATTATTTCGCTTATATACTACATTGATCACATCGCCAGGACTGTGATATGAAATCAATTCTTCAAAATCACTTCTTGATTGTACATTTTCCTGATCAATCTTAAGGATAATATCCCCTTTTTGAAGGCCTGATTTTTCAGCAGCACCATAACGCTGTAAGTAGCTGATGACTACACCATTAAGTTCTTTAGTATTAAGCTGATCTGCAATCTCAGAATTTATATCAACGACCTCAGCGCCAAAAAAAGCTTTCTGTACTTCACCATATTCTATGATATCGTCTGCAACCTTGGTCACAATATCCACAGGTACAGCAAAACCATATCCGGCATAAGATCCGGTTCTTGAAAGGATCGCAGTATTAATACCAACCAGATCTCCATTACGATCTACCAGTGCTCCTCCGCTGTTTCCGGGATTAATAGCGGCATCAGTTTGAATAAAAGATTCAATGGGAAATTTACTTTGAAGAATATTAATCTCTCTTCCTTTGGCACTCACGATACCCGCCGTAACAGTTGAGTTAAGGTTAAATGGATTACCTACTGCCAGTACCCACTCTCCTACCTTCAGGTTTCTTGAGTTGCCTACACTGATTGATGGCAGTTCTTCATCATCTATCTTAAGTACTGCAAGATCGGTAGAAGGATCAGTACCAATCACCTTCGCCTGATATGTTCTCCGATTATGCATCACCTCTATTTGCGTGGCATTATCAATGACGTGATTATTGGTAATAATATAACCATCGCGTGTATAAATCACACCTGATCCGCTGCTGACCTGCTGGTTCGTTCTTCCTTCAAAAAATAACTCTAACCAACTGCTCCCACTATACTCATTCTCTGCAATAGTTTTGATATATACCACGCTCGGCGTACTCTTAATTGAAGCCTCAGCAAAGTCATCTCCCACAAAAGTCTTATCATATGATTTTTTTTCTTGATACCCATTTTCAACATAAGCATTATAAGCCCATTTGACATCTGACTTCTTTTTTTTAGGTTTCAAATAAAAATCTGTGGGTGTGTTGATATTATTTTCCGCGAAGAATAATTGCTGGTAGGTAAAAGCTCCTCCAATTCCAGAAAAAAATCCAACGAAAACAACAATAATGACGTTCTTCATATCTGTTGTATTTATTTGTTAATAATGCGCATAATTTAAGCTTAGCAAAAATAATGCATTGTAAATAAGAATTTTGTCAGTCTTTAACTTCCAACAATACATCAAATTATGGCCGAAGATTTTAAGATAGTTAGTGAAGCTAGTAAAGAACAAAAATACCAGGCGCTACTTCCTCAGATCAAGGCACTTACTGAGGGTGAAACGAACCTCATTGCCAACTTATCTAACATAACAGCTGCGCTTAAGCAGACCTTCAACTTCTGGTGGATTGGGTTTTATTTGGTAGAGAAAAACGAACTGGTATTAGGCCCCTTCCAAGGCCCGGTGGCATGTACTAGAATACAATACGGTAAGGGAGTATGCGGTACAGCCTACCAGGAGAAGAAAACAGTCCTGGTAGCAGATGTAGATCAGTTTCCAGGGCATATTGCCTGCAGTGCTGACTCACGATCCGAGATTGTAGTTCCGGTGATCAAAGATGGTGAAGTGCTGATGGTGTTAGACATTGACAGCTCCTTTTTGAATGACTTTGATTCTACTGATCAAAAATACCTTGAACAATTAGCTGAAGTCATCAGCAGCATTGCTTAGGTCTTTTGGCTTTCTGTATAAATGAATCGGTTGATGTCTTCTTTCGCCTGTTCGTTTTGCTGCCAGTACTGCCTGCTATAAATATTTTTGAACTTCCAGTTCTTTTCACTTAGCTGAAATGGCCGATAAGCATGAATGTCTTTTGCCGACTCGCTCTGGAAATAGATATCGTCGTCAGTATTAATTAGTCCAATATATTTGCCTTCCTCATTTTTGATGCTCAGGTCTGCAAATGGCAACTCCCGAATGGCTTGGTGCTTATCTATCTCTTGGTCTGTCCATTGTTTGAGCTTATTGGCTAAAAACCATTCAATATGGTGATCACCAAGCTCGGGTAAGGTCGGCACGTACTTTTGATGAGATACTTCCCAGGCGTATTCCAGGTATTTTTTTAGTAATTTTGGACCTTCATTTTTAGTGTTGGAAACCTCCATTTGCTGTGGCATAATGCTCGTGACTAAATAAATCTTCTCTTTGGCACGTGTAATAGCCACATTGAGACGATTCTCTCCTTTGGCCTGATTAAGACTCCCAAACTGAAGCATAAGTTTGCCATTTTCATTGGGAGCATAAGCCGTAGAAAAGATAATGATATCACGTTCATCTCCCTGAACGTTCTCAATATTCTTGACAAACAAATGATCAGGAATATGGAAGTTCTGCGCTAGTGCCATAGCTTCAAGCTCGTCCTGTATTAACTCCTGTTGCTTGATATTGAAACAAATAATTCCAATTGATTTAGCAGGATATTCCTTAACCAGCTTTTGTACTAACTTGACAACTTCTTTACCTTCTACTGAATTTGTTTGCTTTTGCCAGATTCCATCAACTTTGATGTACTGTATAGCAGCTTGCCCGCTATTCGCGTCATAGAAATTGGGCAACAGGCGAAGTTTATCATGATAAAAGTGATGATTGGAAAAGTCAATCAGATCCAGTGTCTTGCTGCGGTAATGTCCTTTTAGCTGGAGACTATGTAAATAACCCTGGGCCAGTTCAAGTAAGGATGTAGCTTCTAAAGCCAAAGCCTCTTCCACCTTTTCTGATGCATCGTCTTCCCACCTCGCCTGGTACAGATCATTGGGACTTAACTGCTGGCTATCTCCCGCAATGACTACTTGTTGCCCCCGGTACATAGCAGGTATCCCTTTTTCAGCAAAGCATTGAGAAGCTTCATCAAAAATTACCAAATCAAACATGGGCTTCTCGTTGAGCGGAAAGATAGCTGAAACGGTTTCCGGTGATGCCAGCCAGCAAGGAATTAGGTTGAATACCTCATCTTCAAAGGTGCCTATCAATTTTCTTAAGGGCCATATTTTACGTTTCTTGTTGATCTGATGGTTAAGATCACGGTAAGTCACCATGTTATTGAGTCGGTTGTACTCTACATCATAATAAGTGCGCTCTCTAAGTTTTAAATGCAAAATCTCTTGGCTGATCTGTAGTTTTTCTTCTATACACTGTTGAAGTTCCTGCTCCAAATCGGTCATCTGACGGGATGAAACCATACGAAGCTGAGGAAATTTGGCTTCCAGATGATCTATCCAGGCAAGTCTTAAACTATTCTGAAAAAATTCAGTAATGCTATCTTCAGCACTGTCATCACTTTCTTCCAAAAGGCGACTTATTACTGCTTTCTCATATGGCTCAAGGTTAAAATTTAGGGTATCAAAGTCGCACAAAGCATCAAAGTCACGATCCAGGACTTTAAGTAATGACTCACTATGTTCCTGGGTGATAAGCTTACTGTGTTGTGCAGGTGTCAAATAGCTTTCCCATGCTTTAATTTTAGGAGCAATTTTATCCAGTACTTTAACTAAAGCTTGGGTACGATGAATTAAATCATGATAAGCTATGGTCTTGATGTTAAAATATTCATTAAAATTTCTAAGGGAACGAAAAATTAAAGTAGCATTCAGTGCTTTTTCCTGATGCAAAAACCATTGTTGAATACGTTCTTTGTCAAAGTTAGCCGAAGACTCTTGGTCAGGTACTTCCATCAACCATTTTTTCTCCCTAAGCTTGGACAAATTATGTTCAAGGTTTAGGCGGTTATCAATTTTCTCAGCAATGACCTGAAAGCTTTTTTTATCCAGGCTAAGTTCATTTTGTTCTAAAACTCCTTCAACATATGTTTTGTCTTTGGAAAAGAGTTTCCACCACATCCAGCTAAATACTCCATTCCTGGCCTCTTCCGCCTCAGAAATCACTCTTTGACACTGCCCTAACTCTTCCGAAGAAAGGATTATTTCCGGTCCATGCCCCTGGTAGCACTCCATTACGATTCGCTCAATATTTGAAAGCCATAGCGGGTCAGCATCTTTTTCAATATTGGGCACCATATGCGTGAAGTATGCATATACTTCCTCATCATCCAGATAACTTATAAAGCTGGAAATATCCTCTGTGCGCTGCTGCAGATTTTCACAAATCACAAAGTCAACATCGGTCTTTAATATATCCTGAGTTTCTGATTCAATCTGATATTTAAAGGCTGGAACATCTTTAATTAGCTCTCTGATTTCCTTTAAATCTTCTACTGAGTACTCAATGAAAGGTTTTCTGCTGTAAAGAGGATAGCTTTCTTTTTCAAACTGATTGGAATAAGCTGTGAATGTGCGTAGCTTTTTAATAAAAGCCTGCATCTCCGGAATATAAAACTGGCGGTACTCCTGCTTCATATTCACCGATGGCTTATTGATATCTGATGTCAGATATAACTCTTTTACTGAGACTCCTGCTTCGCTTTCATCAAACAGGGCTTGCTTAAATTCATCCAGCTCATCACAAATCTGTTCTATTCGGCGACTGTATTGCAGAAAGTTTCTTTCCAGATAAATGGTATCCAGGCTGTTATTTTTATGCTGGTATTCGTAAAGTGAATCTATCTGCTTATTAATCTGAGCATAGATATCTTTTCTGTCATTTTTAAAGTCATGGACAAGAGCGATAAACGGGTCAGCATCTTTTTCAGCTAATCGCTTATACACTACATCTAAAGCTGCTTTCTTCTGACAGACGACCAGCACTCTTTTACCCTGAGCGATATAATCTCCAATCAGATTGGTGATCATCTGTGACTTTCCGGTTCCGGGAGGACCTTGAACAACCAGTGAGTTTCCTCTTTTTACAGTTCTGATAGCTTTCTCCTGATAAGCGTCCATCGGAAAAGGACAAAAAATCTGTTCCTCCTTGATCCGGCTGGCGTAATCAATGTACTCCTTGCTCAGTTTCTCTTTCAAATCTACCTGCAAACCTTCCAGATTGGAGTAGACTATCTTTTCTGTTGTCGCCCTTTTAGAAAAAAAGTCTTCAATATCAGGCAAAAACTGGTTTTCAATCAACTTCAGATAATCGGGCACAAGGTAAGATCCCGCCTGAGGAAATATTCCTAAAACTGCTTCAGGATATAATTTTAGCTCTCCATCTTTTTCATTCTTCTCCAATTCATCTCTGGTAAATTCCTGAAAAGCCTGCAGCTTATCCACAAAAATCTCCTGATTGAAATTTAAAGTGAATTCACTTTCTTTAAAGAGTTGATACAGAGATGTGCGAAAAATTCTACTATCTGTATCAAAGTCGTCAAATCCTTTTTCAGCCAGGTTTTCATCAAACGGAAGCTGATTATAGTAAGCGTATGCTAACAGAAAAGTTTTATTGAGCGCGACACTGACCTCATCCCTTACACTCAACACCCACTGCAGTCCCAGTTCTTTGCTTTGCTCTTGCTCCAGGTTTACTGGAAAAAACATCAGAGGACAGCGAGCGATGGTACCATCCGAAAACTTGCCTTTTACAAAAGGCCAGCCAATGTAAAGGTCTTTGGAACCCTGCTCATCAAAGATAAACTTCTCTGTGCGTGATAATTTTTTGAGCTGCTGGCTTATTTTGTTACTACTTTCATCTCTGCTATCAAGCACCGCACAAAGAGGCATTTTGTTTCCACTCAAACCTTCCAGGTCGTGAGCACCTCCTGCGATGAGCCATTCAATAATCTTGTAAGATGAAAAGTTGTTAAGAAAGTCAAACTTATGCACATCTACAAACTGCTTAGCCACAAGGCGAGCCAAATACAGCGAACGATTATTACTTGTGATATTTGTAAGTCTCCTAAGATAGGATTGTAATATTTTGTGCATAGTTACTGGGTGGATGAATCGTTTCAGGGTAAAGTGTACGCAGAGGTATCTCTCTCATGCGTTATTAAATAACTATATAGGGTAAAAGTTTTACAAGTAATTCTTCTTTGATATAGTACACCTCCCTCAATTGTTCAGTAGAAGAAAAGTTGCCATATATTCTACGATGATTCATAATCGCTTTCGCCAATTCATAATCAATATAAGGATGCTTCAGTAAAGATTTAAAATCAAGCTCATTGATTTTTATTTTTT
Proteins encoded:
- a CDS encoding trypsin-like peptidase domain-containing protein codes for the protein MKNVIIVVFVGFFSGIGGAFTYQQLFFAENNINTPTDFYLKPKKKKSDVKWAYNAYVENGYQEKKSYDKTFVGDDFAEASIKSTPSVVYIKTIAENEYSGSSWLELFFEGRTNQQVSSGSGVIYTRDGYIITNNHVIDNATQIEVMHNRRTYQAKVIGTDPSTDLAVLKIDDEELPSISVGNSRNLKVGEWVLAVGNPFNLNSTVTAGIVSAKGREINILQSKFPIESFIQTDAAINPGNSGGALVDRNGDLVGINTAILSRTGSYAGYGFAVPVDIVTKVADDIIEYGEVQKAFFGAEVVDINSEIADQLNTKELNGVVISYLQRYGAAEKSGLQKGDIILKIDQENVQSRSDFEELISYHSPGDVINVVYKRNNKLGTIKLELTNREGTTSLITRDVYMSERLGAELESVSKVESDLLGIDGGVKINKVNKGLIRRLGIEEGFVVTAINQYPVNSPKEVEEILTKIRGRVRVEGVNSKGVRGYYSFHF
- a CDS encoding AAA domain-containing protein, whose product is MHKILQSYLRRLTNITSNNRSLYLARLVAKQFVDVHKFDFLNNFSSYKIIEWLIAGGAHDLEGLSGNKMPLCAVLDSRDESSNKISQQLKKLSRTEKFIFDEQGSKDLYIGWPFVKGKFSDGTIARCPLMFFPVNLEQEQSKELGLQWVLSVRDEVSVALNKTFLLAYAYYNQLPFDENLAEKGFDDFDTDSRIFRTSLYQLFKESEFTLNFNQEIFVDKLQAFQEFTRDELEKNEKDGELKLYPEAVLGIFPQAGSYLVPDYLKLIENQFLPDIEDFFSKRATTEKIVYSNLEGLQVDLKEKLSKEYIDYASRIKEEQIFCPFPMDAYQEKAIRTVKRGNSLVVQGPPGTGKSQMITNLIGDYIAQGKRVLVVCQKKAALDVVYKRLAEKDADPFIALVHDFKNDRKDIYAQINKQIDSLYEYQHKNNSLDTIYLERNFLQYSRRIEQICDELDEFKQALFDESEAGVSVKELYLTSDINKPSVNMKQEYRQFYIPEMQAFIKKLRTFTAYSNQFEKESYPLYSRKPFIEYSVEDLKEIRELIKDVPAFKYQIESETQDILKTDVDFVICENLQQRTEDISSFISYLDDEEVYAYFTHMVPNIEKDADPLWLSNIERIVMECYQGHGPEIILSSEELGQCQRVISEAEEARNGVFSWMWWKLFSKDKTYVEGVLEQNELSLDKKSFQVIAEKIDNRLNLEHNLSKLREKKWLMEVPDQESSANFDKERIQQWFLHQEKALNATLIFRSLRNFNEYFNIKTIAYHDLIHRTQALVKVLDKIAPKIKAWESYLTPAQHSKLITQEHSESLLKVLDRDFDALCDFDTLNFNLEPYEKAVISRLLEESDDSAEDSITEFFQNSLRLAWIDHLEAKFPQLRMVSSRQMTDLEQELQQCIEEKLQISQEILHLKLRERTYYDVEYNRLNNMVTYRDLNHQINKKRKIWPLRKLIGTFEDEVFNLIPCWLASPETVSAIFPLNEKPMFDLVIFDEASQCFAEKGIPAMYRGQQVVIAGDSQQLSPNDLYQARWEDDASEKVEEALALEATSLLELAQGYLHSLQLKGHYRSKTLDLIDFSNHHFYHDKLRLLPNFYDANSGQAAIQYIKVDGIWQKQTNSVEGKEVVKLVQKLVKEYPAKSIGIICFNIKQQELIQDELEAMALAQNFHIPDHLFVKNIENVQGDERDIIIFSTAYAPNENGKLMLQFGSLNQAKGENRLNVAITRAKEKIYLVTSIMPQQMEVSNTKNEGPKLLKKYLEYAWEVSHQKYVPTLPELGDHHIEWFLANKLKQWTDQEIDKHQAIRELPFADLSIKNEEGKYIGLINTDDDIYFQSESAKDIHAYRPFQLSEKNWKFKNIYSRQYWQQNEQAKEDINRFIYTESQKT
- a CDS encoding GAF domain-containing protein; translated protein: MAEDFKIVSEASKEQKYQALLPQIKALTEGETNLIANLSNITAALKQTFNFWWIGFYLVEKNELVLGPFQGPVACTRIQYGKGVCGTAYQEKKTVLVADVDQFPGHIACSADSRSEIVVPVIKDGEVLMVLDIDSSFLNDFDSTDQKYLEQLAEVISSIA